One genomic window of Chitinophagaceae bacterium includes the following:
- a CDS encoding helix-hairpin-helix domain-containing protein encodes MDTTGDSNKKDDYIEQLIEKDDNSVGDYEGLVDLDKNLRERPVNLNAAFDEDMKPLHELGLLTDIQINAIITYREKLGNFISIYELQSVPYLDLETIRNLFPYVRVNSDISVVQVKTKDLLFDGDYTMLIRAQQILEEQKGFTEVDSGSTASHYLGSPLNLYARYRYQYNTKFSYGITGQKDAGEEFFKGTQKQGFDFYSFHLYYRGNNFLKAIAVGDYELKFGQGLLAASGFGISKSSMVMTVKYGGRTLKPYTSTNEFNFFRGGAVVMGTKNISLTAFISSKKIDGNIGKVDTLDEDVFVTSVGGDGLHRTESEVADKNTVHQTVTGGNIDFKIHSLSLGASVIYSKYSVPLSPSLEPYNEFRFTGDQLTTGGVHYDWQYRNFNLFGEAAMDQDGGKALLSGLLISVDPRVDLSFIYRNYGKDFHSLYANAFAESSTVDNESGMYSGIIIRPARAWQIAAYADFFNKPWLDYGIDAPSNGLDLLTQVTFKPNKVLEVYARWKNEAKQQNSSVNNEPLDYIVGVRKQNLRFNLSYKASSSFTLHSRAEWVFFKEEKLSTQYGFLAYQDLIYHRLGSPLQLTARICLFDADDYDARIYAYENDVLYAYSVPAFSNRGMRFYAIARYTVTRGVDVWIRYAQTYYSNLTVIGSGLDEINGDTKSEVKVEVRFKF; translated from the coding sequence GTGGACACTACCGGAGATTCTAACAAGAAAGATGACTACATCGAACAACTTATAGAAAAAGACGATAACAGCGTTGGCGATTATGAAGGACTTGTTGATCTCGATAAAAATCTTCGTGAACGACCGGTTAACCTCAACGCTGCTTTTGATGAAGACATGAAACCTTTGCATGAACTGGGATTACTGACTGACATCCAGATCAATGCTATTATTACCTACCGTGAAAAATTAGGCAACTTCATCAGCATCTATGAATTGCAGTCGGTGCCCTACCTCGATCTGGAAACCATTCGCAATCTGTTTCCTTATGTAAGAGTAAATTCTGACATCAGCGTTGTACAGGTGAAAACGAAAGATCTTTTATTTGATGGCGATTATACAATGCTGATCCGCGCTCAGCAAATACTGGAAGAACAAAAAGGTTTTACGGAAGTTGATTCCGGCTCAACGGCTTCCCATTATCTGGGAAGTCCACTGAATTTATATGCACGCTATCGTTATCAGTACAATACAAAATTCAGTTATGGCATCACCGGACAGAAAGATGCAGGCGAAGAATTTTTCAAAGGCACACAAAAACAGGGATTTGATTTTTACTCCTTCCACCTTTATTATCGCGGCAACAATTTTTTAAAAGCTATTGCAGTGGGCGATTATGAATTAAAGTTCGGTCAGGGGTTGCTGGCAGCCTCCGGATTTGGTATCAGCAAAAGTTCGATGGTGATGACAGTGAAATATGGGGGAAGAACACTGAAACCCTATACTTCCACTAATGAATTCAACTTCTTCAGAGGTGGAGCGGTGGTGATGGGAACAAAAAATATTTCACTCACAGCTTTTATTTCTTCCAAAAAAATTGATGGTAATATCGGAAAAGTGGATACGCTGGATGAAGATGTTTTTGTAACATCTGTTGGCGGAGACGGCCTGCATCGCACCGAATCAGAAGTTGCAGACAAGAACACCGTGCACCAAACGGTGACAGGTGGTAACATCGATTTTAAAATTCATTCACTCTCACTCGGCGCATCAGTTATTTATTCAAAGTACAGTGTGCCATTGTCACCATCACTTGAACCTTACAACGAGTTTAGATTCACAGGAGATCAACTCACAACAGGTGGCGTTCACTACGACTGGCAGTATCGGAATTTCAACCTGTTTGGTGAAGCTGCCATGGACCAGGATGGAGGCAAGGCACTGCTTTCAGGCTTGCTCATCAGCGTTGATCCGCGTGTTGACCTGTCATTTATTTACCGCAATTATGGAAAAGATTTTCATTCGCTGTATGCAAATGCCTTCGCTGAATCAAGCACAGTGGACAACGAAAGCGGAATGTACAGTGGCATTATCATTCGCCCGGCAAGAGCCTGGCAAATTGCAGCCTATGCAGATTTTTTTAATAAGCCATGGCTCGATTATGGTATTGATGCTCCTTCCAATGGCCTTGACTTATTAACGCAGGTAACTTTCAAACCAAATAAAGTACTTGAAGTTTATGCGCGATGGAAAAATGAAGCTAAACAGCAAAATTCATCTGTCAACAATGAGCCATTGGATTACATTGTAGGCGTTCGCAAACAAAACCTGCGCTTTAATTTAAGTTATAAAGCATCGTCATCTTTCACACTTCACAGCCGTGCGGAATGGGTATTTTTTAAAGAAGAAAAACTGTCCACTCAATATGGTTTCCTTGCTTACCAGGACCTTATCTATCACAGGCTCGGTTCACCCTTACAACTTACTGCAAGAATCTGCCTTTTTGATGCAGATGATTATGATGCGAGAATCTATGCTTATGAAAATGATGTATTGTATGCGTATTCCGTTCCGGCGTTTTCAAATCGCGGCATGCGGTTTTATGCCATTGCACGATATACGGTTACCAGGGGAGTTGATGTCTGGATTCGTTATGCGCAAACGTATTATTCCAATCTTACTGTGATTGGAAGTGGTTTGGATGAAATTAATGGTGACACAAAATCAGAAGTTAAAGTGGAGGTGAGGTTTAAGTTCTGA
- a CDS encoding deoxynucleoside kinase translates to MAKKDLKFSNIKHVAIAGNIGAGKTTLTTLLAKQFNWEPHYEDVENNPYLYDFYENMPRWSFNLQIYFLNSRFGQIIRIQQGERTVIQDRTIYEDAQIFAPNLHAMGLMTKRDFENYTALYKTIGSLIKPPDLLIYLRGSISALVGQIQKRGREYEDNLRLDYLRRLNEYYENWINNYKEGKLLIIDIDKCNFAEKPEDLGDVVNKVTAQLHGLF, encoded by the coding sequence ATGGCAAAGAAAGACCTGAAATTTTCAAACATCAAACATGTGGCCATCGCCGGGAATATCGGTGCGGGAAAAACCACCCTCACCACATTGCTTGCCAAGCAATTCAACTGGGAACCACATTACGAGGACGTAGAAAACAATCCATATCTCTACGATTTTTATGAGAACATGCCTCGTTGGTCGTTCAATCTGCAGATCTACTTTCTGAACAGCCGCTTTGGTCAGATCATCCGCATTCAGCAAGGTGAAAGAACTGTGATTCAGGATCGCACGATTTATGAAGATGCACAGATTTTTGCGCCTAACCTGCATGCCATGGGACTGATGACGAAGCGGGATTTTGAAAATTATACAGCACTTTATAAAACCATCGGTTCCCTCATCAAACCACCTGACTTGTTGATTTATCTTCGTGGTTCCATCTCAGCACTTGTGGGTCAGATTCAAAAACGAGGACGTGAATACGAAGACAACCTGCGCCTCGATTACCTCCGCCGGCTCAATGAATATTATGAGAACTGGATCAATAATTATAAAGAAGGCAAACTCCTCATCATCGATATTGACAAATGCAATTTTGCCGAAAAACCTGAAGATTTAGGAGATGTTGTGAATAAAGTTACTGCGCAGTTGCATGGATTATTCTGA
- the trpS gene encoding tryptophan--tRNA ligase has translation METVVSGIRPTGNLHLGNYFGAMLNFLKMQEEFHCFFFVADYHSLTTHPHPANLHQTVQHVVAEYLACGLDPDKCTLYVQSDLPETAELYLFLNMLSYVGELERSTSFKDKIRKHPENVNAGLLTYPVLMACDIIMHKAHKVPVGKDQEQHLEMTRNFASRFNRIYEVDYFPEPVAFNFSDKLVKVPGLDGSGKMGKSEGEGNAIFLIDEPDIIRKKVMKAVTDSGPTQQNQEKPEVVQNLFKLLELVSTAATIQHFEEVYNNCTIRYGDLKKQLAEDMITFTAPIRERAKDIYNDAALLKKVLSQGAEKARASGGKTVQEVREIIGFRKF, from the coding sequence ATGGAAACAGTGGTAAGTGGCATTCGGCCTACCGGCAATCTGCATCTCGGTAATTATTTCGGGGCGATGCTTAATTTTTTGAAGATGCAGGAAGAATTTCATTGTTTCTTTTTTGTAGCTGATTATCATTCACTCACTACGCATCCTCACCCGGCCAACTTACACCAGACCGTTCAACATGTAGTTGCTGAGTATCTTGCCTGTGGACTTGATCCTGATAAATGCACATTATACGTTCAAAGTGATTTGCCGGAAACAGCAGAGCTCTATTTGTTTTTGAATATGCTGTCTTATGTTGGTGAACTGGAACGCAGCACTTCTTTTAAAGATAAAATCCGCAAACATCCTGAAAATGTGAATGCAGGTTTGCTGACTTATCCTGTGCTGATGGCATGTGACATTATCATGCATAAAGCACACAAAGTGCCTGTTGGAAAAGACCAGGAGCAACATCTTGAGATGACCAGAAATTTCGCTTCCCGTTTCAACAGAATTTATGAAGTGGATTACTTTCCGGAACCTGTTGCCTTTAACTTTTCTGATAAGCTTGTAAAAGTTCCGGGGCTCGATGGATCAGGAAAAATGGGAAAATCAGAAGGAGAAGGAAATGCGATTTTTCTGATAGATGAGCCGGATATCATTCGTAAAAAAGTGATGAAGGCTGTAACAGACAGCGGTCCGACACAACAAAATCAGGAAAAACCTGAAGTGGTTCAAAACCTGTTTAAACTGCTGGAACTGGTTTCAACAGCAGCTACCATTCAACACTTTGAAGAGGTTTATAATAATTGTACCATTCGATACGGAGATTTAAAAAAGCAGTTGGCAGAAGACATGATCACTTTTACCGCACCCATCAGGGAACGCGCCAAGGATATTTACAATGATGCCGCTTTGTTGAAAAAGGTACTTTCGCAAGGCGCGGAAAAAGCAAGAGCCAGTGGCGGAAAAACAGTTCAGGAGGTGCGGGAAATAATCGGCTTCAGAAAGTTTTAG
- a CDS encoding 1-acyl-sn-glycerol-3-phosphate acyltransferase produces the protein MKIITRALKVIWAYWYFFIFTLIFLILYPAFFVTLHREKWWKQANSLRIIWGYFLFPLTGILPRIHYEQKLSKHRNYIFCSNHFSYFDIPMSAMVARRNWCFMGKEELASMPIINIFFKTIDITVNRENARESHKAMKTAGERLKKGMNIVVYPEGMIGPHPPQLVRFKNGPFKLAIEHQVPVVPVTMADNWKILFVDGWKAFGRPGIARVFVHSPIETKGMTLDDVESLKQKVYQVIEQQLQTYEN, from the coding sequence GTGAAAATAATCACGCGCGCGCTGAAGGTGATCTGGGCCTATTGGTATTTTTTCATCTTCACGCTTATCTTTTTAATTCTGTATCCCGCATTCTTCGTCACTCTTCATAGAGAGAAATGGTGGAAGCAAGCGAATAGCCTGCGGATTATATGGGGTTATTTTTTATTTCCTTTAACAGGAATTCTTCCACGCATTCATTACGAGCAAAAACTCAGCAAGCACCGTAATTACATCTTTTGCTCCAATCACTTTTCCTATTTTGATATCCCCATGTCGGCAATGGTGGCTCGCCGCAACTGGTGTTTTATGGGAAAAGAAGAATTAGCCAGCATGCCGATCATCAATATTTTTTTTAAGACAATTGATATCACCGTGAACCGTGAAAATGCACGGGAATCACACAAGGCAATGAAGACAGCAGGAGAGCGGTTGAAGAAAGGTATGAACATCGTGGTCTATCCGGAAGGCATGATTGGTCCGCATCCTCCCCAATTGGTTCGGTTTAAGAATGGTCCGTTCAAGCTGGCCATTGAGCACCAGGTGCCTGTTGTACCGGTAACAATGGCCGATAACTGGAAGATTTTATTTGTTGATGGATGGAAAGCTTTTGGGCGTCCCGGAATCGCGAGAGTGTTTGTACATTCGCCCATCGAAACAAAAGGAATGACGCTGGATGATGTGGAATCACTGAAACAGAAAGTCTATCAGGTTATTGAGCAACAATTGCAGACCTATGAAAATTGA
- the gatC gene encoding Asp-tRNA(Asn)/Glu-tRNA(Gln) amidotransferase subunit GatC — translation MKIDDQLVDKLSTLARLEFTQEERMELKDDLEKMIAFISKLEEVDTAGTAPLIFLSEETNVFREDQVKETISREEAMKNVPVSKEGYILVPKVLSKAE, via the coding sequence ATGAAAATTGATGATCAGTTAGTAGATAAATTGTCGACACTTGCCAGGTTGGAATTTACACAAGAAGAAAGAATGGAGCTCAAAGATGACCTTGAAAAAATGATTGCGTTTATCAGCAAGCTGGAAGAAGTGGATACAGCCGGTACAGCACCTTTGATCTTTCTGAGCGAAGAAACCAATGTGTTCAGGGAAGATCAGGTGAAAGAAACTATATCCCGGGAGGAAGCAATGAAGAATGTGCCTGTCAGTAAGGAAGGTTATATTCTGGTGCCGAAAGTTTTATCAAAAGCAGAATAA
- a CDS encoding ABC transporter ATP-binding protein yields MISLQKIRKDYVLEKVVIPALKEINLTIHKNEYVALMGPSGSGKSTLMNIIGALDIPSSGKYFLNGNDVGVMKDNELAVIRNKEIGFVFQTFNLMPRMTAEENVALPLIYAGKSKSYRDEKAREMLKAVSLGDRMDHKPNELSGGQKQRVAIARALVNNPSIILADEPTGNLDSKTSIEIMGIFDQIHREGNTVIIVTHEEDISLYAHRIVRLKDGVIFSDHVNENRTVIA; encoded by the coding sequence ATAATCTCCCTGCAGAAAATCAGAAAGGACTATGTGCTTGAAAAGGTGGTTATTCCGGCTTTGAAGGAAATCAATCTCACCATTCACAAGAATGAATACGTAGCGTTGATGGGACCGTCCGGTTCTGGTAAGTCAACGTTAATGAATATTATCGGAGCGCTCGATATACCCAGCAGCGGCAAATATTTTTTGAATGGAAATGATGTCGGCGTAATGAAAGACAATGAACTGGCAGTAATCCGCAATAAAGAAATCGGGTTCGTCTTTCAGACCTTCAATCTGATGCCCCGCATGACGGCCGAAGAGAATGTGGCGCTGCCATTAATTTATGCAGGAAAATCCAAATCCTACCGGGATGAGAAAGCCCGGGAGATGCTGAAGGCAGTGAGCCTTGGTGACAGGATGGATCATAAACCCAATGAGTTATCAGGAGGGCAGAAGCAAAGGGTGGCCATTGCACGCGCCCTTGTTAATAATCCTTCTATCATACTCGCAGATGAACCAACCGGAAACCTTGACAGTAAAACCTCCATTGAGATCATGGGTATTTTTGATCAGATCCACCGCGAAGGCAATACGGTCATCATCGTGACGCATGAAGAGGACATTTCACTCTATGCTCACCGAATTGTCCGGCTGAAGGATGGCGTCATCTTCTCAGATCATGTAAATGAGAACAGGACTGTGATAGCCTGA
- a CDS encoding cold shock domain-containing protein, which produces MNTGKVKFYNKSKGFGFIIQDGTNEEIFVHATGLINDIRENDNVSFEISEGKKGPNAIDVKVIS; this is translated from the coding sequence ATGAACACAGGTAAAGTAAAGTTTTACAACAAATCCAAAGGATTTGGCTTCATCATTCAGGATGGAACGAATGAAGAAATTTTCGTTCACGCAACAGGTCTGATCAACGACATCCGTGAAAACGACAATGTTTCTTTCGAGATCTCCGAAGGAAAGAAAGGACCAAATGCGATAGATGTGAAAGTGATTTCATAA
- a CDS encoding T9SS type A sorting domain-containing protein, which translates to MKNIVILILGIIRIIYCNYGKAQNRNNVWMMGSDFDKTQGLYFSNGNLDTFTVNKSFFFYFTDASISDTTGELLFYTNGSYVKNGNHDSLWNTADFNPGFTTDEYIYGLPITQGAIVLPKPGDANKYLLFHESADEIFLLPGYDVNPLSLRYSLIDMALDNSLGGIDPNQKSVVLIGDTLTNGRLTACKHANGRDWWLISHEYRSNKYYKLLVTPDGIFGPYEQNIGSPMIYDIYGYAVFSPDGNWYANLSPRDSVDIQQFNRCTGEFSNHILLNVPDSSLITTCMFSANSRFLYVIGFLNVFQYDMWSSDIPASVVHVASYDTSQTGLPRWFRLAQLAPDNKVYISTSNSTLYLHVINHPDSLGLECDLVQSAIVLPHKNGTSIPNFPNYDLGALINSPCDTLYNSTEDIFIFQNNFHIAPNPAKEWLNIVYSTKEDCLLILYDINGVRVASVSLFHYFKNRLMDVSQLPAGVYLATVSCKGERVWSENVVVQH; encoded by the coding sequence ATGAAAAATATTGTAATACTAATATTAGGAATTATAAGAATTATTTACTGTAATTATGGTAAAGCTCAAAATAGAAATAATGTTTGGATGATGGGCTCTGATTTTGATAAGACCCAAGGACTCTATTTTAGCAATGGAAACCTGGACACATTTACTGTCAATAAATCATTTTTTTTTTATTTCACTGATGCATCAATTAGTGACACGACAGGAGAATTGCTTTTTTATACCAACGGCAGTTACGTCAAAAATGGGAATCACGATAGCTTATGGAATACCGCAGATTTTAATCCTGGATTTACAACTGATGAATATATCTATGGCTTACCAATTACTCAAGGTGCAATAGTGCTTCCAAAACCTGGAGATGCCAATAAATATTTATTGTTTCATGAATCAGCTGATGAGATTTTTCTACTTCCCGGTTATGATGTAAACCCACTTTCATTGCGCTATAGCTTGATTGACATGGCCCTTGATAATTCATTAGGAGGAATTGACCCTAACCAAAAAAGTGTGGTTCTTATAGGTGATACTTTAACAAATGGTCGCTTAACAGCTTGCAAACATGCAAACGGCCGAGACTGGTGGTTGATCAGCCATGAATATCGCTCCAACAAATATTATAAGCTGCTTGTCACTCCAGATGGTATATTCGGACCTTATGAGCAAAATATCGGATCACCTATGATCTATGATATTTATGGTTATGCTGTATTTTCTCCTGATGGAAATTGGTATGCAAACCTGAGCCCAAGAGACAGTGTTGACATTCAGCAATTCAACCGTTGCACAGGTGAATTCAGCAATCATATTTTACTTAATGTTCCGGATTCATCGTTAATCACAACTTGTATGTTTTCGGCGAACAGTCGATTTTTATATGTTATTGGGTTTCTAAATGTTTTTCAGTATGATATGTGGTCCAGTGATATTCCCGCTTCAGTAGTTCATGTAGCATCTTATGATACTTCGCAAACCGGTTTACCGAGGTGGTTTCGTTTGGCTCAACTGGCGCCGGATAATAAGGTATACATTTCAACAAGTAATAGTACTTTATATCTTCATGTAATCAATCATCCTGATTCGTTAGGATTAGAATGCGATTTGGTTCAAAGTGCAATTGTTTTACCTCATAAAAATGGTACAAGCATTCCTAATTTTCCAAATTATGATCTTGGCGCATTAATAAATTCACCTTGTGATACGCTTTATAATTCAACTGAGGACATATTTATATTTCAAAACAACTTTCATATTGCTCCTAATCCTGCAAAGGAATGGCTAAATATTGTTTATAGTACTAAGGAAGATTGCCTGCTGATCTTGTATGATATCAATGGAGTCAGAGTAGCGTCGGTCAGTTTGTTTCATTATTTCAAAAACCGGTTAATGGACGTGAGTCAATTACCGGCAGGGGTTTATTTGGCCACCGTAAGTTGCAAAGGAGAAAGGGTTTGGAGTGAGAACGTGGTGGTGCAACATTGA
- a CDS encoding T9SS type A sorting domain-containing protein, which produces MSDNEELRNENVILENFYDTVQSNPISYIYRVDSLIGAMSDTAIGDTEIEMLRQLAIVENDRIDDDEIFIDNRKAVNEIFLNSFQTTGFVFSSGEISGLFSIADQCPYEGGVAVFKARALLRSVIDTLFWNDRDICDVSPKIYESSQVQLNSFSVYPNPTSGIFTFKYSFHQTETCLIVLQDVIGQNLKTIWLSNKSGEIDIDLSQFGSGIYSLFLNSSDDLQLIEKVILIKY; this is translated from the coding sequence TTGAGTGATAATGAAGAGCTTAGAAACGAAAATGTAATATTGGAAAATTTCTATGATACCGTACAAAGCAATCCGATAAGTTACATTTATAGAGTTGACTCACTAATTGGCGCAATGTCTGATACTGCAATTGGTGATACTGAAATTGAAATGCTTCGGCAATTAGCAATTGTGGAAAATGACCGGATTGATGATGATGAGATATTTATTGACAATCGCAAAGCCGTAAACGAAATCTTTCTAAATTCATTTCAAACAACAGGGTTTGTTTTTAGCTCTGGTGAAATTTCGGGTCTTTTTAGTATTGCAGACCAGTGTCCGTATGAAGGAGGCGTGGCAGTATTTAAAGCGAGAGCGTTGCTCAGAAGTGTCATTGACACACTCTTTTGGAATGATAGAGATATTTGTGATGTAAGCCCGAAAATTTATGAGAGTAGCCAAGTTCAACTAAACTCTTTTTCTGTTTATCCTAATCCCACCTCTGGTATTTTCACATTTAAATACTCATTTCATCAAACTGAAACATGCCTCATAGTTTTGCAGGATGTTATTGGACAAAACCTAAAAACGATTTGGTTAAGTAACAAATCTGGAGAAATAGATATTGATCTTTCGCAATTTGGGTCAGGAATCTATAGCCTATTTCTTAATTCAAGTGATGATCTACAATTGATTGAAAAAGTAATTCTAATTAAGTATTAA
- a CDS encoding T9SS type A sorting domain-containing protein, translating into MRTALIVLLGIGGIIHCNDGNAQNRNNVWMMGFDFDKTQGLYFSNGNLDTFTFNKSMFFYFTDASICDTTGELLFYTNGSYIKNRNHDSLWNTADFNPGFVTEEYIYGLPIPQGALVIPKPEDDKTFYLFHESAEEIFPPTGYDGQPLELRYSEVDMTLDGGLGGIVADKKKIPIIIDTMTLGRLTACKHANGRDWWVISHEYRTNKYYKLLVNPDGIFGPYEQNIGSPMIYDIYGYAVFSPDGNWYANLSPKDSVDIQQFDRCTGEFSNQILINVPDSSLITSCMFSANSRFLYVIGFLNVFQYDMLASDIPSSVIHVATYDTSQTGLPRWFRLSQLAPDNKIYISTSNGTYYLHTINNPDSLGLSCDLVQSSIVLPHFNITSIPNFPNYDLGPLINSPCDTLYNSTEDIFIFQNNFHIAPNPAKEWLNVVYSTKEDCLLNLYDINGVKVAFVSLFHYFKNRLLNVRGLSSGVYLASVTCEGKMVWSEKVVVQH; encoded by the coding sequence ATGAGAACTGCTCTTATAGTATTATTAGGAATTGGAGGAATTATTCATTGTAATGATGGAAATGCTCAAAACAGAAACAATGTTTGGATGATGGGTTTTGATTTCGATAAGACGCAAGGACTTTATTTCAGCAATGGTAATCTGGACACATTTACTTTCAATAAATCGATGTTTTTTTATTTCACTGATGCCTCTATCTGTGATACGACTGGAGAACTACTTTTTTATACCAATGGTAGTTACATTAAGAACCGGAATCACGATAGCTTATGGAATACTGCAGATTTCAATCCTGGATTTGTAACTGAAGAATATATCTATGGTTTACCAATTCCTCAGGGAGCTTTGGTGATACCCAAACCTGAGGATGATAAAACTTTTTATCTATTTCACGAATCCGCAGAGGAAATTTTTCCTCCAACCGGTTATGATGGTCAACCATTGGAATTAAGATACAGCGAAGTTGATATGACATTAGATGGAGGACTTGGAGGAATTGTAGCTGACAAAAAGAAAATACCTATTATAATTGACACAATGACTTTAGGCCGTTTAACGGCTTGTAAACATGCAAACGGAAGGGATTGGTGGGTGATCAGCCATGAATATCGCACTAACAAATATTACAAACTCCTTGTTAATCCAGATGGTATTTTCGGACCTTATGAGCAAAATATCGGATCTCCTATGATCTATGATATTTATGGTTATGCAGTATTTTCTCCTGATGGCAACTGGTATGCAAACCTGAGCCCCAAAGACAGCGTTGACATTCAACAATTTGACCGTTGCACCGGTGAGTTCAGTAATCAAATTTTGATTAATGTTCCTGATTCTTCATTAATCACAAGTTGTATGTTTTCCGCGAACAGTCGATTTTTATACGTTATTGGTTTTCTAAATGTATTTCAATATGACATGTTGGCAAGTGATATTCCATCTTCTGTAATTCATGTAGCAACTTATGATACCTCGCAAACTGGTTTACCTAGATGGTTCCGGTTATCCCAATTAGCGCCGGATAACAAAATTTATATTTCGACTAGCAACGGTACTTATTATCTTCATACAATAAACAATCCGGATTCGCTAGGACTAAGCTGTGATTTAGTTCAAAGCTCAATAGTATTACCGCACTTCAATATTACCAGCATTCCCAATTTTCCCAACTACGATCTAGGGCCTTTAATAAATTCACCTTGTGATACGCTTTATAATTCAACTGAGGACATATTTATATTTCAAAACAACTTTCATATTGCTCCCAATCCGGCAAAGGAATGGCTCAATGTTGTTTACAGTACAAAAGAAGATTGCCTGCTGAATTTATATGACATCAATGGTGTAAAAGTAGCATTCGTCTCTTTATTCCACTACTTCAAAAATCGGTTGTTAAATGTGAGGGGTTTGTCTTCCGGCGTTTACCTGGCATCGGTAACATGTGAAGGAAAAATGGTTTGGAGCGAGAAGGTGGTGGTTCAACATTAA